The Effusibacillus lacus genome contains a region encoding:
- a CDS encoding LacI family DNA-binding transcriptional regulator, which yields MKPTIYDVAKGAGVSIATVSKVINNLHVGKKSKEKVLKVMKELNYKPSVLASALAGKPTSTIGFLLPDLANPFVAEMARRVEDRAHERGFNLVICSTDFDSEKEALYVSLLRQKSVDGFILAGSFKNVEVIKELLEEHVPVVLLTESYPSLSVSSVKVDDFIGGYEVASHLISLGHEKIAVIAEDANSSQERIRGYKQALQDKGLAIYEDMIVTSDSSSEDAERVAGELLDASDPPTAIFAANDKLAICVLHAARERKLSIPDDLSVVGFDNSVLSKSTDPSLTTVGQPIQDMCSQVVDFLIEEIEGKSTTKQRLVMLPQLIIRKSTGVCRLKNKI from the coding sequence ATGAAACCGACCATCTATGACGTAGCAAAAGGAGCAGGTGTTTCAATAGCTACTGTTTCAAAGGTGATTAATAATCTGCATGTCGGAAAGAAATCCAAAGAAAAAGTTTTAAAAGTGATGAAAGAACTTAATTATAAGCCAAGTGTCCTTGCATCAGCCTTAGCAGGCAAACCAACATCTACGATAGGCTTCCTCTTACCCGATTTGGCAAACCCTTTCGTTGCAGAGATGGCACGCAGAGTAGAAGATCGGGCGCATGAACGAGGCTTTAACCTTGTGATCTGTAGTACCGATTTTGATTCGGAAAAAGAGGCGCTCTACGTTTCGTTATTACGGCAAAAGAGTGTGGATGGGTTTATTTTAGCCGGTAGTTTTAAAAATGTGGAAGTTATTAAAGAATTGCTTGAGGAACACGTTCCGGTTGTGCTTCTTACTGAATCTTACCCTTCTTTATCGGTTAGCAGCGTAAAAGTCGATGATTTCATCGGGGGGTATGAAGTAGCTTCCCACCTAATATCACTGGGTCATGAAAAAATTGCAGTTATTGCAGAAGATGCCAACAGTAGTCAGGAACGTATCCGTGGATATAAGCAGGCGCTGCAGGATAAAGGGCTTGCGATTTATGAAGACATGATTGTGACAAGTGATTCGAGTTCGGAAGATGCGGAACGTGTTGCGGGGGAGTTGCTCGATGCTTCAGATCCGCCAACCGCGATATTTGCCGCCAATGATAAATTGGCGATTTGTGTCCTTCATGCCGCACGTGAAAGAAAATTAAGTATTCCTGATGATCTTTCGGTCGTTGGATTTGACAATAGCGTTTTATCTAAGAGCACTGACCCTTCTTTAACAACAGTTGGACAGCCGATCCAGGATATGTGCTCTCAGGTGGTCGATTTTCTCATAGAAGAGATCGAAGGGAAAAGTACAACAAAACAACGGCTTGTAATGTTGCCGCAGCTTATTATCCGGAAATCGACCGGTGTTTGTCGATTGAAAAATAAGATTTAG
- a CDS encoding Gfo/Idh/MocA family protein encodes MSEVKIGILGAGGIAKVHTSILKRDERVKIVGVADIAEERAAALANEAGKAKPVHTLEDLFELGVDAVYVTTPNTVHVEPVLKCLENNVNVFCEKPMATSLADAEKIKDAAAKSKAIYNLGMNRRYAYVYKKIKELIVSGELTPFLANIKMNRGELLNPPWTAHPEFTGGFLYETPFHLMDMSRYLFGEVQTVKCEGRQNLSDNEIDTFGILLTFESGTIANFVTYAHAGWSVPFESLEVYGKYSTVATQELDKVMYAPGLNQPAQISDFYQVPVDHKWGYVEEDRLFIDAILNGTKPPVTAEDGYLSTRLLDAIYESARTGKQIDFRQSVQQ; translated from the coding sequence ATGTCTGAAGTCAAAATTGGAATATTGGGAGCAGGCGGGATTGCTAAGGTACACACCTCGATCCTGAAAAGAGATGAGCGGGTGAAAATTGTCGGCGTAGCCGATATTGCCGAAGAAAGAGCTGCGGCTCTGGCCAACGAGGCGGGAAAAGCGAAGCCGGTCCACACGCTGGAGGATTTATTTGAGCTCGGGGTTGACGCGGTTTATGTCACTACACCGAACACCGTGCATGTGGAGCCTGTGTTGAAATGTCTGGAGAACAATGTGAATGTATTCTGCGAAAAGCCAATGGCCACCTCTCTGGCGGATGCGGAGAAAATTAAGGATGCGGCAGCCAAATCAAAGGCCATATACAATCTTGGCATGAACAGACGGTATGCTTACGTCTATAAAAAAATAAAAGAGTTGATCGTATCGGGCGAACTCACTCCTTTCCTGGCTAACATCAAGATGAACCGGGGAGAGCTGTTGAATCCGCCTTGGACAGCACACCCGGAGTTTACCGGAGGATTTCTTTATGAAACGCCGTTCCATCTGATGGATATGAGCCGGTACTTGTTCGGTGAAGTCCAGACGGTTAAATGTGAGGGCAGACAAAATCTTTCCGATAATGAAATTGATACCTTCGGGATCTTGCTTACCTTTGAATCCGGAACCATTGCGAACTTCGTCACCTACGCGCATGCGGGCTGGAGCGTCCCGTTCGAAAGTTTGGAAGTTTACGGCAAGTATTCGACCGTGGCTACGCAGGAATTGGATAAAGTGATGTATGCGCCGGGGTTGAATCAGCCAGCTCAGATCAGCGATTTCTATCAAGTGCCGGTGGATCACAAGTGGGGTTATGTGGAAGAGGACCGGCTTTTCATCGACGCCATTCTCAACGGGACGAAGCCGCCTGTAACGGCTGAAGACGGATACTTGTCAACTCGCTTGTTGGATGCGATTTATGAAAGCGCAAGAACTGGAAAACAGATCGATTTTCGCCAAAGCGTGCAGCAATAA
- a CDS encoding Gfo/Idh/MocA family protein, translated as MGKTKKVRVGMVGYKFMGKAHSHALRDVPFYFDTEVVPVLQAIAGRDEPGVKAAAEKMGWASYETDWRRLIEREDIDVIDIVTPNNTHAEIAIAAAEAGKHVICEKPLALTLEDSKRMLTAAEKSGIIHMVCHNYRFAPAVQFAKKLVEEGRLGKIFHFRATFLQDWLMDPNFPLIWRLRKEVSGSGTHGDLGAHSIDLARFLVGEFSEVVGMMETFVKQRPLGTEMDINLRSRAVSSEMGTVDVDDASAFLARFENGALGVFEVSRFCRGNRAGNRFEINGEKGSIRWDMENMNNLQVYFADDEPGLQGFRTINCTEVEHPFAGAYWPPAHIIGYEHTFINLMVEMMNGIAKGRSPQPNFEDGVRNQAVLEAVEKSVQTGTWIKIADVLNK; from the coding sequence ATGGGAAAAACGAAGAAAGTCCGAGTGGGCATGGTGGGCTACAAGTTCATGGGCAAAGCTCACAGTCATGCCCTCAGGGACGTACCGTTTTACTTTGATACGGAAGTGGTTCCCGTTTTGCAGGCGATCGCAGGTCGCGATGAGCCAGGGGTCAAGGCAGCAGCGGAAAAGATGGGATGGGCGTCATATGAGACCGATTGGCGCCGTCTCATCGAACGTGAGGATATCGATGTGATCGATATCGTCACGCCAAACAATACGCATGCGGAAATCGCAATTGCGGCTGCGGAAGCGGGGAAGCACGTCATTTGCGAAAAACCGCTGGCCTTAACCCTGGAAGATTCCAAGAGAATGCTCACCGCAGCTGAGAAGTCGGGAATCATACACATGGTTTGCCACAACTACCGGTTTGCGCCTGCGGTCCAATTTGCGAAAAAGCTGGTTGAAGAAGGTCGCCTTGGTAAAATATTTCATTTCCGAGCAACGTTTTTGCAGGATTGGTTGATGGACCCCAATTTTCCGCTCATATGGCGGCTTCGCAAGGAAGTATCGGGTTCAGGCACCCACGGTGATCTTGGAGCCCATAGTATCGACTTGGCGCGTTTCCTGGTCGGAGAGTTCAGCGAAGTGGTCGGCATGATGGAGACGTTCGTCAAGCAGCGTCCGCTCGGCACCGAAATGGATATCAATTTAAGAAGCCGTGCGGTTAGCAGTGAAATGGGCACGGTCGACGTCGATGATGCATCTGCGTTTTTGGCCCGGTTTGAGAACGGCGCACTGGGTGTATTTGAAGTGAGCCGCTTCTGTCGGGGGAACCGAGCGGGCAACCGTTTTGAGATTAACGGTGAAAAGGGCTCGATTCGTTGGGATATGGAAAATATGAACAACCTTCAGGTGTATTTTGCGGATGACGAACCGGGCCTGCAGGGATTCCGCACGATCAATTGCACCGAAGTGGAGCATCCATTTGCCGGAGCGTATTGGCCGCCCGCACATATTATCGGCTATGAACATACTTTTATCAACTTGATGGTGGAAATGATGAACGGTATCGCCAAGGGCCGCAGTCCGCAGCCGAACTTTGAAGATGGTGTACGCAATCAAGCGGTGTTGGAAGCTGTAGAGAAATCCGTTCAAACCGGAACATGGATAAAGATTGCCGACGTTTTAAATAAATAG
- a CDS encoding Gfo/Idh/MocA family protein has translation MAEVRIGLVGAGWMGKAHTNAFVNAQLLFGSEFGKPVFEVVADVNMDLVKQASRQLGYARYTDNWKEVVADPNVDVVDIATPNAFHYEVAKAALEHDKHVYCEKPLTLSAEQSKELAELAKQKGVVNYVGYNNVMNPATAYIRELVASGKLGTIVRFSGTYDQDMLLDALLPITWRHINKYSGSGALGDLGSHLFSVSQVILGDIKRVNALSKIVIEKRQKQAGSSELVDVENDDLIVITAEYENGAIGTFGTSRIAAGRKNYLSYEIQGTLGSVYYSLESLNEVHVYFTSDESRDRGFRKVFLGPDHAGFSALNPASGIAIGFNDIKILEVNQLLSAITKGTDYVCDFNFGWKIDRTISAILMSAAEKRWVDVL, from the coding sequence ATGGCTGAAGTCAGAATTGGCCTTGTTGGAGCAGGGTGGATGGGGAAAGCGCATACAAATGCATTTGTAAACGCCCAACTCCTCTTTGGGTCGGAATTTGGAAAACCGGTGTTTGAAGTGGTTGCCGACGTGAATATGGATTTGGTCAAACAGGCAAGCCGGCAGCTTGGCTACGCCAGGTATACGGACAATTGGAAGGAGGTCGTGGCCGACCCCAATGTCGATGTTGTCGATATCGCCACGCCGAACGCTTTTCACTATGAAGTGGCCAAGGCAGCGCTGGAGCACGACAAACATGTGTACTGTGAAAAGCCGCTGACCCTCTCTGCAGAACAATCGAAAGAACTCGCCGAGTTGGCCAAGCAAAAGGGTGTAGTCAATTATGTCGGCTACAACAATGTTATGAACCCGGCAACCGCTTACATTAGAGAGCTTGTTGCCTCAGGCAAGCTGGGAACGATCGTGAGATTTTCGGGAACGTACGATCAGGATATGCTTCTGGATGCTTTGCTTCCGATTACGTGGCGGCACATTAACAAGTATTCCGGCAGCGGCGCTCTCGGTGATTTGGGCTCGCATCTTTTCAGCGTCTCCCAGGTCATCCTTGGGGATATCAAGAGAGTCAATGCGTTGTCCAAGATCGTCATCGAGAAGCGGCAAAAGCAAGCCGGTTCATCCGAGTTGGTGGACGTTGAAAATGATGACCTGATCGTGATTACGGCAGAGTATGAAAACGGTGCGATCGGTACGTTTGGAACAAGCAGGATAGCGGCAGGTCGAAAAAATTATCTTTCTTATGAAATTCAAGGCACGTTAGGCTCGGTTTACTATTCTTTGGAAAGTTTGAACGAAGTGCATGTGTACTTCACCTCGGACGAAAGTCGGGATCGGGGATTTCGGAAAGTGTTTCTGGGACCCGATCATGCGGGTTTCAGCGCTTTGAACCCCGCGTCTGGAATTGCAATCGGTTTCAATGACATAAAAATTCTAGAAGTCAATCAATTGCTATCTGCGATAACCAAAGGAACGGACTATGTATGCGATTTCAATTTCGGCTGGAAAATCGATCGGACGATAAGCGCAATTCTTATGTCTGCTGCCGAGAAAAGATGGGTGGATGTCCTGTAA
- a CDS encoding sugar ABC transporter substrate-binding protein: MKAKRSLVLFLCLMCFAVILSACSGGSTPSGNTGTGSGDKGKKIVIGAALPDFSDKWLSYLQDGMKQYQKTLQDVDVTYVDAQNDANKQLAQVETFISQKVNAIVIVPVDTVSAVDIVARANKANIPIVVVNRMFDGVDKATSYVGSESIKSGIIEMEEVAKLLKGKGNIAIMNGQMGHEAQIKRTEGNKQVISKYPDMKVVLEGTGSWDRAKGMALMENWLNSGQKIDAVVSNNDEMAIGAIMAAEAAGKQKDILFAGIDATPDALEFVKSGKLQVTVFQNAAGQGKGGLETAVKAARGERVEKFVYIPFELVTKDNVEEYVKKWSK, translated from the coding sequence ATGAAAGCAAAAAGAAGTCTGGTACTGTTTTTGTGCTTGATGTGTTTTGCAGTGATCCTCTCCGCTTGCTCCGGTGGATCGACCCCATCGGGCAATACAGGGACCGGTTCCGGTGACAAAGGCAAAAAGATCGTCATTGGCGCGGCTCTTCCTGACTTTAGCGACAAGTGGTTGAGCTACTTGCAGGACGGTATGAAGCAATATCAGAAAACCCTGCAAGACGTTGATGTAACTTACGTTGACGCACAGAATGACGCCAACAAACAGTTGGCCCAAGTCGAAACCTTCATTTCGCAAAAAGTGAATGCGATTGTAATCGTTCCGGTCGACACGGTTTCCGCAGTGGACATCGTTGCTCGGGCCAATAAAGCAAACATTCCAATTGTCGTCGTGAACAGAATGTTTGATGGCGTAGACAAAGCGACTTCTTATGTTGGATCGGAGTCCATCAAATCAGGAATTATCGAAATGGAAGAAGTGGCGAAATTGCTTAAAGGTAAGGGAAATATCGCCATTATGAACGGACAGATGGGGCATGAAGCGCAAATCAAACGGACAGAAGGAAATAAACAAGTCATCAGCAAGTACCCGGACATGAAAGTGGTGTTGGAAGGGACGGGATCTTGGGATCGGGCAAAAGGTATGGCCTTGATGGAGAACTGGTTGAACTCCGGCCAAAAAATTGATGCTGTCGTATCCAACAATGATGAAATGGCGATTGGCGCGATTATGGCGGCAGAGGCGGCAGGAAAACAAAAGGACATCCTGTTTGCCGGGATTGATGCTACACCGGATGCGTTGGAATTTGTAAAGTCCGGCAAGCTCCAGGTAACCGTATTCCAAAATGCGGCCGGTCAAGGCAAGGGCGGTTTGGAAACAGCCGTTAAAGCGGCAAGAGGCGAAAGAGTCGAAAAATTCGTTTACATTCCATTCGAGCTGGTAACAAAAGACAACGTGGAAGAGTATGTCAAGAAATGGAGTAAGTAA
- a CDS encoding sugar ABC transporter ATP-binding protein: protein MSKDYILEMENITKEFSGVRALDNVQLKVRRGTVHALMGENGAGKSTLMKVVIGIYRPDQGSITFDGETLQLSNISNALSKGISMIHQELSPVPHMTVAENIFLGREPSYPISGGWVKSKELEANTRKLFERLDIQIDPRARMSELSIANTQMVEIAKAISYNSKLIIMDEPTSAITEKEVNHLFKIIHSLKKDGVSIIYITHKMEELWKITDEVTVLRDGQYVGTKSTSELTKEKLIEMMVGRELNQIFNKPPKEIKDVVLSVRNLSKKGKFEDVSFDLRKGEILGFAGLMGSGRTEILESIFGITPYDSGEIYVNGEKKVISSPRDAIKYGMGLLTEDRKLTGLFLPLSVQDNMITVNIDEYLKAGFLNQKQIAADCSQQISQLSIKTPNLQQPVKFLSGGNQQKALISRWLLRNPDILFLDEPTRGIDVGAKSEIYNLIFDLAKRGKAIVVISSEMPEILGLSDRIVVMHEGKKMGELSGSEATQEKILKMATGDLVTH from the coding sequence ATGAGTAAAGATTACATCCTGGAAATGGAGAATATCACAAAGGAATTCTCCGGTGTGAGGGCCTTGGACAACGTGCAGCTCAAGGTGCGCAGGGGTACGGTACATGCATTAATGGGGGAAAACGGCGCCGGAAAGTCCACTCTGATGAAAGTAGTAATCGGGATTTATCGGCCGGATCAAGGCAGCATTACATTCGATGGTGAAACGCTGCAGCTTTCCAATATCAGCAATGCGCTTTCCAAAGGAATATCGATGATTCATCAGGAGCTTAGCCCGGTGCCTCATATGACAGTAGCCGAAAACATATTCTTGGGCAGAGAGCCCAGCTATCCAATCTCCGGAGGTTGGGTAAAAAGCAAGGAGCTTGAAGCTAACACCAGAAAATTGTTTGAACGACTGGACATTCAAATCGATCCCAGGGCCAGGATGTCGGAGCTTAGCATCGCGAACACGCAAATGGTCGAGATCGCAAAGGCGATTTCGTACAATTCCAAGTTAATCATTATGGATGAACCGACATCCGCCATTACGGAAAAAGAAGTCAATCATTTGTTTAAAATTATACACTCCCTGAAAAAAGACGGCGTTTCTATTATTTATATTACTCATAAAATGGAAGAGCTTTGGAAAATTACGGACGAAGTCACAGTTCTGCGTGACGGACAATATGTGGGGACCAAATCGACCAGCGAACTCACCAAAGAAAAGTTGATTGAGATGATGGTCGGCAGGGAATTAAACCAAATCTTTAACAAACCTCCGAAAGAAATTAAAGATGTGGTGTTATCGGTACGAAACTTATCAAAAAAAGGGAAGTTCGAAGATGTAAGTTTTGACCTTAGAAAAGGCGAAATCTTGGGCTTCGCCGGACTCATGGGTTCCGGGCGAACGGAAATATTGGAGAGTATATTCGGGATCACTCCGTATGATAGTGGCGAAATCTATGTGAATGGCGAAAAAAAAGTCATTTCTTCACCGAGGGATGCTATTAAATATGGAATGGGTTTATTGACAGAGGACAGGAAATTAACCGGGCTGTTTCTCCCCCTGTCGGTTCAGGACAACATGATTACCGTAAACATCGACGAATATCTGAAGGCCGGCTTTTTGAACCAAAAGCAAATAGCGGCCGATTGCAGTCAACAAATAAGTCAATTATCGATTAAAACCCCCAATTTGCAGCAGCCGGTTAAATTTTTGAGCGGCGGCAATCAGCAAAAAGCTTTGATTTCCAGATGGCTGCTGCGCAACCCGGACATCCTGTTTTTGGATGAGCCGACAAGAGGGATTGATGTGGGGGCTAAATCCGAAATTTATAACCTCATCTTTGACCTGGCGAAGAGGGGAAAAGCGATTGTCGTCATCTCTTCCGAAATGCCGGAAATCCTCGGACTCAGCGATCGCATTGTGGTCATGCATGAAGGCAAAAAGATGGGTGAGCTTTCAGGCTCTGAAGCCACGCAAGAGAAAATATTGAAGATGGCGACCGGTGATTTGGTCACCCATTAG
- a CDS encoding ABC transporter permease: MNELMVANEQKPNKQDNLFKARMGSFLSRYGMLLILIALIILMSILSPTFFTSVNLLNIVRQMSVVGIVAIGVTMIIITTGIDLSSGSVIALVSVVVASMSHPDSYPLAVALLAGLGLGLLTGVINGTIIAKGKIAPFIVTLGMMTAARGAALLYTGGKPIGNLSDSFKFIGQGNLFGIPVPILIFAFVGVVSYIILNKTKFGKYIYAIGGNEQAAIIAGVNVDKYKIMIYGYAGLLSAIAGIILTSRIASGQPTAGMMYELDAIAAAVIGGTSLSGGIGTIGGTVIGALIIGVMNNGLDLLNVSSYWQQILKGIIITVAVFIDSRKNKKS, encoded by the coding sequence ATGAATGAATTGATGGTGGCTAATGAACAGAAACCGAATAAGCAGGATAACCTGTTTAAAGCCAGAATGGGTTCTTTCCTTAGCCGTTATGGAATGCTGTTGATTTTGATTGCGCTGATCATCTTAATGTCCATTTTGTCTCCCACTTTTTTCACATCGGTGAATTTGCTTAATATTGTCAGACAAATGTCGGTGGTAGGAATTGTAGCTATTGGCGTTACCATGATTATTATTACGACAGGGATCGATCTTTCTTCCGGCTCCGTCATCGCGCTTGTGTCGGTTGTGGTGGCAAGTATGTCTCATCCGGACAGTTATCCGCTGGCTGTTGCGCTTTTGGCAGGACTGGGTTTGGGATTGCTGACCGGGGTTATTAACGGAACCATCATTGCTAAAGGAAAAATCGCTCCCTTTATTGTCACCTTAGGGATGATGACCGCAGCCAGAGGCGCAGCGTTGCTGTACACTGGCGGAAAACCGATCGGTAATTTATCGGATTCCTTCAAGTTCATCGGCCAAGGGAATTTGTTCGGCATTCCTGTGCCGATTCTGATCTTTGCTTTCGTAGGGGTTGTTTCTTATATCATCCTGAATAAAACGAAATTCGGAAAATATATTTACGCCATCGGTGGTAACGAACAGGCCGCTATCATTGCCGGGGTAAATGTGGATAAGTACAAAATCATGATTTACGGTTATGCAGGCTTGCTTTCCGCGATTGCCGGAATCATTCTGACGTCCCGTATCGCTTCCGGTCAGCCTACGGCGGGAATGATGTATGAGTTGGATGCGATTGCGGCCGCTGTTATTGGCGGAACCAGTCTTTCCGGCGGGATCGGCACGATTGGCGGAACGGTCATTGGCGCACTGATCATTGGCGTGATGAATAATGGTCTGGATTTGCTGAATGTGTCCTCGTACTGGCAGCAGATATTAAAAGGGATTATTATCACTGTGGCTGTTTTTATTGATTCCCGGAAAAACAAAAAATCCTAA
- a CDS encoding sugar phosphate isomerase/epimerase family protein, whose protein sequence is MKIAFNQATTMKHSTLKKDLELCEKYGYELIEIRLDKLKEFLLDNTVEDLKSFFETNRIKPYAFNALEFINFRDEAGYRQIIEDLKFLCNIGEGIDCKKIIVVPTFDIGDYTKSQIKEETARVLNELAKLAQPYGVKLALEFCGYPNCSINTFGQAYEIVKEVNRDNVGIVLDCFHFHALNSNIKDLQNADPNKIFVFHIDDCEDLPVGALRDHHRVWPGEGAIDLELILSTLKEIGYQEMVSIELFRPEYWEWDIERTIKVGKETTENVVSKYFDVE, encoded by the coding sequence ATGAAAATAGCATTCAATCAAGCGACGACGATGAAACACTCCACACTCAAGAAGGATCTGGAGCTTTGTGAAAAATACGGATATGAATTAATTGAAATCAGACTGGATAAATTGAAGGAGTTTTTATTGGATAACACGGTGGAGGATCTGAAATCCTTCTTCGAAACCAACAGAATCAAGCCATATGCTTTTAATGCATTGGAGTTTATCAATTTCAGAGATGAAGCCGGGTATCGACAAATTATTGAGGATTTAAAATTCCTGTGCAATATCGGCGAAGGAATTGATTGTAAAAAAATTATTGTTGTCCCAACCTTTGACATTGGAGACTACACCAAATCTCAGATAAAAGAAGAAACTGCAAGAGTTCTAAATGAGCTTGCAAAACTGGCACAACCCTATGGCGTGAAATTAGCCTTAGAGTTTTGTGGATATCCGAACTGTTCGATCAATACGTTTGGCCAAGCGTATGAAATTGTAAAAGAAGTGAACAGGGATAATGTAGGAATCGTCCTGGATTGCTTTCACTTCCACGCCTTGAACTCAAATATCAAGGACCTGCAGAACGCAGATCCAAATAAGATTTTTGTGTTTCATATTGATGACTGTGAAGATTTGCCTGTTGGGGCATTAAGGGATCATCACAGGGTATGGCCCGGAGAAGGAGCAATTGACCTGGAGTTAATCTTAAGTACATTAAAAGAGATTGGTTATCAGGAAATGGTGTCAATTGAATTATTCAGGCCGGAATATTGGGAATGGGATATCGAAAGAACGATAAAAGTGGGAAAAGAAACAACAGAGAACGTGGTAAGCAAATATTTTGACGTAGAATAA
- the iolD gene encoding 3D-(3,5/4)-trihydroxycyclohexane-1,2-dione acylhydrolase (decyclizing) produces MKTMRFTTAQALIKFLNQQYVEFDGKQEKFVKGIFTIFGHGNVLGLGQALEEDPGELEVYQGRNEQGMAHAAVAFGKQKHRKQIMACTSSVGPGAANMVTAAATASANNIPVLLLPGDTFATRQPDPVLQQIEHYHDLTVTTNDAFRAVSKYWDRVSRPEQLMTAMINAMRVLTDPADTGAVTIALPQDVQGEVYDFPEYFFKKRVHRIERRVPTASDLKDAVELIKGKKKPVIICGGGVRYSEAADSLKRFAEKFNIPFGETQAGKSAIESTHAYNLGGIGVTGNLAANLIAKEADLVIGVGTRYSDFTTASKQLFQNSEVDFLTINVSEYHAYKLDAVKIVADAKLALLALEIELEKTGYRSGYTHEIESAKDAWKAELNRLYQVRYKDEGFKPEVAGHLDEVLPEFYEKFGSCLTQTEVIGQVNQLIDEDAIIVGASGSLPGDLQRMWESRRPNTYHMEYGYSCMGYEISGALGVKIAEPDKEVYAMVGDGSYLMLHSELVTSIQEGKKINVLLFDNAAFGCINNLQMGNGMGSFGTEFRYRNPETGRLDGGLMKIDFAQSAAGYGVKTYKVNTLEELQGAIEDAKKQTVSTLIDIKVLPKTMTNGYESWWHVGIAGTSINPKIKEAYLNKENNLKKARKY; encoded by the coding sequence ATGAAAACGATGAGATTCACTACGGCTCAAGCGTTAATTAAATTTTTGAATCAGCAGTATGTGGAATTTGATGGAAAACAGGAGAAATTTGTAAAAGGGATCTTCACGATTTTTGGTCATGGGAATGTACTGGGTCTTGGCCAAGCGTTGGAAGAAGATCCGGGAGAGCTTGAGGTTTACCAAGGAAGAAATGAGCAAGGAATGGCTCATGCAGCGGTAGCATTCGGGAAGCAAAAGCACCGTAAGCAGATCATGGCATGCACGTCCTCTGTTGGTCCGGGAGCCGCCAATATGGTTACAGCCGCAGCGACAGCTTCTGCCAACAACATTCCGGTTTTATTGCTTCCGGGGGATACGTTTGCCACAAGACAACCGGATCCCGTTCTCCAGCAAATTGAGCACTACCATGATTTGACGGTAACTACCAATGATGCATTCCGAGCTGTCAGCAAATATTGGGATCGGGTAAGCCGTCCGGAGCAATTGATGACCGCCATGATCAATGCCATGCGTGTTTTGACTGATCCTGCCGATACAGGTGCGGTGACAATCGCCCTTCCCCAAGATGTACAAGGAGAAGTGTATGACTTTCCTGAGTATTTCTTCAAAAAACGTGTGCACCGGATTGAACGCCGCGTACCTACCGCCTCGGATCTGAAAGATGCGGTGGAGTTGATAAAAGGAAAGAAAAAGCCAGTCATCATATGCGGCGGGGGGGTTCGTTACTCCGAAGCAGCCGACTCGTTAAAACGTTTTGCTGAGAAGTTCAACATCCCTTTTGGTGAAACCCAAGCCGGCAAAAGTGCGATTGAGAGCACCCACGCATACAATCTGGGCGGGATCGGAGTAACCGGAAACCTTGCAGCGAACCTCATTGCGAAAGAGGCCGATTTAGTGATCGGGGTTGGTACCAGATATTCAGACTTTACCACGGCTTCCAAGCAACTGTTCCAAAATTCTGAAGTGGATTTCTTAACCATCAACGTTTCCGAATACCACGCGTATAAGCTGGATGCGGTAAAGATTGTGGCTGACGCGAAATTAGCCCTTCTCGCTTTGGAAATTGAATTGGAAAAGACAGGGTACCGTTCAGGATACACGCATGAAATTGAATCAGCCAAAGATGCATGGAAAGCAGAACTTAACCGTTTATATCAAGTTCGATACAAAGACGAAGGATTCAAACCTGAGGTGGCCGGTCATCTTGATGAAGTGTTGCCCGAGTTCTATGAAAAATTCGGCTCGTGCTTAACGCAAACGGAAGTGATTGGCCAAGTGAATCAACTGATAGATGAAGATGCCATTATCGTCGGAGCTTCGGGAAGCCTGCCTGGAGATTTGCAAAGAATGTGGGAATCCCGTCGACCAAACACCTACCATATGGAATACGGATATTCCTGCATGGGATATGAAATATCCGGAGCTCTTGGTGTAAAAATCGCTGAACCGGACAAAGAGGTCTACGCTATGGTGGGTGATGGAAGCTATCTTATGCTGCATTCCGAATTGGTGACCAGCATCCAGGAAGGTAAAAAAATCAATGTGCTGCTATTTGATAACGCCGCATTTGGGTGCATCAACAATTTGCAAATGGGGAATGGAATGGGCAGCTTCGGAACGGAATTCCGCTATCGAAACCCTGAAACCGGCCGCTTGGATGGTGGCTTAATGAAAATTGATTTCGCCCAAAGCGCTGCAGGATATGGTGTGAAAACCTATAAGGTTAACACTCTTGAAGAGCTCCAGGGAGCCATTGAGGATGCAAAAAAGCAAACCGTGTCTACGTTGATCGACATTAAAGTCCTTCCCAAGACGATGACCAACGGTTACGAATCATGGTGGCATGTTGGCATTGCAGGCACTTCGATTAATCCCAAAATAAAAGAGGCTTATCTGAATAAGGAAAACAACCTGAAAAAAGCAAGAAAATATTAA